The Vampirovibrionales bacterium DNA segment GACGATGAAGAATCCGACAACGGCCACGGTCGCCAGTACGGCCGGCACGCGGTCCTTAACCTCCACCTCCCGCTTGCGGGCACTATCGCGATCCCCGGCCGCGATCCGCTCTGAGTCGATGCCAAGCTCGGCGATGCGCGTCTTAAATGCGTTGTCTGCCTGCTGCAGCGCGACGTATTGCTCGGGCGTCAGCTGCCCGCTCTGCAACACGCCGGCCAGCTTCTTCTCCTGCTCTGCCGGCGATAGCCCCTGCACCTCGTCGGCCGGGAAGATCGCCTCAAGCAGCGCGGCAACGCCCGCGCCGGCGAGCGGCGTTCCGAAGATACTGGCGACGGTCGGCGCGATCGTCTTGATGGCGGACTTCCAGTCGAAATCGTCAAAGAAACTCATTGCTCTCTCACTACCAGCCAGATTTGAGCTTTATCAACGCGACTATGGCGCCGACCAGAACGGCGACAAGCGTCACGCCTTTGATTATTATATCTCCAATAGCTTTCGCAAACTTTGCGCGGGCATCGTCTGCAATGACATTTATTTCAATTTGCTTAATTCTATCGTCTATGCGCTCAACCAAAGCGCGATCTTTTTCTAGTTTTCGCGCTATCTCTGCTCTGTCCACTTCCTCTCTGCGGATGTGATCGTGAAAATCGCTCGCGAGTTGTTCGATCAACAGCCGCAGCGTTGGCGTGTCGTCTTTATCTCGGTATCGGGGAGCGAACCGCTCAACGCGGCTGTCATCATCGTTCGCCATCTTATCGCCGGCCGGATTTGTGAGGCAGATCACAGTCATAACGAAAATCTCGCATTAGGCTATTCTCAGCCATTATCCGCGCTCCTTGTAAGCGTGGCCTGGTGGTTAGGCGCGCTCGGTGTTTGCCGCACCGGGCGTGCCGTCAGCTTCATCTGTCTGGCGCGCAATAGCTGGCGAGCGGGAGAGCGTTTCCGCCGCTGTAGGTTGTCCCCTCGACGTTGTTGTCGATCAGCCGTAGGTGGTCGTAGAGCTTTAGGAATTGCGCGTTGAGTTCGTTCGCCTCCGCGGTTGTCCAGACTGCTCCCGCGCCGCCGCCGGAAAGTCCGCATCTGCCTTTGGCGGTAAGCTCGCCTTTGTCAGTGATCAGAACGCCGTAACCGAGAAAAGCGTCGTACAACTTGCCGCCGAAAGATGTCAGGCCGAGCGATGATTTCGACGGCCCTCCCTTCTCGAACGGAGGGATGCTAAGCAGCGAGCCATATTCAAAGCGGCCGTCATTGGGGGCGACTGTGCTATCCGTTGACACTGCCGGCCAGCGCGCTGTCTTGCCAAGAATTGCTTTGAGCCCGGCAGCATTGGCGTACCGCACAGCGACGTGGATGACGTGATTAATTACCCCTGCGCCGCGCACTTCATGCGGGCGTATAGACGTCGCCACGCGTGAAATCGACGCCGCCGTGCCAGACGTTCTCGGCGAACCCCATCCTTTCGCGGTGAACGGATTATATTTGAAGCAGGCCAGGGCACGGCCGGTGGTGGCTGTCTGGCGCTCAAAGTGAGTGAACGACCACCAAAATCCGTCCGAATACACCTCGACGTTGCTATCCAAGGCGTTATTTGGAGGGTTCCGCCCCGTGACGTATGTCGGGATTTTCACATCGACGAACTTCCCGGCGGCGTTAAGCAGATTTGCCGAGTCGCCCCCGCCGGCAATCGCCGTGTTGCGGGTGACCCGCACAACCGGATCAGTAGGGCTGGGGTTTATGTAATCGCAACCGAACTTTCCGGCGCCAAAGTTGAATCCGATCTGGTTGCCCGCACCGAGCCAGTCCTGCGTTTTGACGTCCCCTGTTGCAAGCCAGTTCGAATTAGCGCTGACCGGCCGGCGCAGCGCCCCGACACAGATGTTCAGCCACCCGTCATCTTTTGGGTAAATGCAGTCCCCGGCAGGGGCATCTCCTGGTGATGTCCCGAAGCAGCACCCCGTAACCATCAGCCGATCTCCACTTGTGCCGCGCACAGCCAGGCGGGCGCCAAGTCTTCCATGCCGACGGTCTGCCCGATGCTGTGTTGCTGCGGCTGGCCGGTCAGTACCATCTTGCACGGGCACAAGCTTTTGCGCCGGCACCACGCCATGCCCCGCGCAACAACGTCGGCGGCGGGAAAGTCGCCCGCGAACAGCATCATCCCGGCATTCATCAGCAGCGCTGCAGCGCGCTCGCGCTGTGCCTCGCCCGTGTCAACGAGATGCAGTGCGCGGTCGGCGAGTTCTCGGGCGTCGCTAATGTCAATCATCAGACGATCTCTACCCAGATTGGCGACGGCCCCGCCGTTATGGTCAGCACGCCCGCCGTGGTCGAAACCGTGCTCTGCGCGCCGTCACGCAGCGTGCGCCGCACCGTGGCGGGCAGCCCCGAGATGCTAACGCTGGCATTGCCAGCAACCGTCCATGCACACCAGGCGGCTCTGCCGTCAGCCTTGGCCAGCGCGTACAGATAAACGCCGGCTGCTGATCCCAATCGGGTAACGTTGGTCGCGCCGATCAGGAAGTTGCATGCGGTTTGATATGCTGCCCACGACGGTTTCTTGGAGCCGCCGTTGATGCGCGGCGGGTTCCATAGGCCCATGCCACCGGACTCATCGCCCGTGTTCGCCCCGTTGAGCTGGAACTGGTACCACCTGTCAATCCCGAGGTCGGCGTACATCACCGCCATGCGGACAAGAAAGCTGGCCTGATTATCGTCTGTCGTGAGGTTCTTGGCCTTGCCTGTAACCGGATCGATGTTCCCGGCGGGGTCTGTCGTCCAGCCGCTCTCTGTTATCCAGATTTCGCCCTTAAATCCAGCCGCTCGCGTTCGATTGATCGACGCCGGAATGATGTCATCAACGGCGCCCTTCTTGTCGCCTATTTCCGGCGCCGGGGCGGGGTTTCCCTTGCAGTACAGGTGCCACGAAAACACGTCTGAGGCGGCCATGAATGCCGCGTTCGCCATTAGCGCATCCCACCATGGGCCGGAGTTATTGCCGCCTCGCGTGACCGGCGGAACGATCGAGACGCCCGTAACGACCGTCGCTGTCGGATCAGCGGCGCGGATCGCGGCCGAGCAGCCGATTGCCACTTGCGCGTATTGCGCTGCTGTCCAGCCGCGGAAGTCGCATTCGTTGTAGACCTCCCACTCTTTGATCGTCGCCTTGTAGCGGTTGACCGCCGCCGTAACGAAAGCATACAGCGACGGCAAGTCGGCCGGGTTTGGATAGATGTTTCCGCCGACGCTGGTCGATGAAGCCCAGGCCGGCGTTTGCGAGATAACGCCCAGGCAGTTGATGTTGTTGGACTTCAGTGCGGCGACGAGGCTGTCAATCTCCGCCCACTTGTACGCAGCGTTGCGCGTCGGCTCGACGCTGGACCACTGTATGTGCCGCCGGAGATCAATGCGCGGGTGAACGTCAGCGGCGCCCGTGACGGCCGTATTGCCGATGCGCGTGCCGAGGCGGAAGCCCGCATCGGCTGGTAAGGGTGCGCCCGACGTGGCGAAGCAGCAGCCGGCCACGTCGGCTACTCAATCACACGATAGATGTTGCCGTTGCGCCGCACGCACGCCGCTTTGTTTGGCGGCAGTGTGTAGCTGGCGATCGTCCCGCCGGTCGCGTTCTGCAGCGTGCACGGCGCTTCCGGCACGATCGTCACGTTGGCCGCGCGCCAGTTATACAAGGGCAGCCACTGGCAACGCGCGGCGTTAGTCAGCGTGGCGGTGATGACCGTCGTGCCCGTGCCGACGAAGTCGACGAACGGGGCGAGCAGCCCGATCACCTGCGCCGTCGAAACCTTCTCCGTATTCGAGACACGGTCGGCGAGCTCGCGGTGGAGCGGCGACACGAAGACGCGGGTTGCCGTTTCGGTGATGGCGTCGGCATCAGGAGTGCCCGTGGACACGCCCAACAGCGTCCGCACATCGGCCGCCGACAATTGCGACCAGGCGCCAGATCCGGATGCGCGGCCGATCAGGCCGGGCGCGCTGGCGTTGACGAGTTTTGCCAGCGTAACGCTGTTGTCATCGAGGCTGATGGCGCTTGATTGCCATGCCGTACTGCCGAGCTCAACGTTGATACGCGTGACAATATCCGGGC contains these protein-coding regions:
- a CDS encoding endo-1,4-beta-xylanase, encoding MAGCCFATSGAPLPADAGFRLGTRIGNTAVTGAADVHPRIDLRRHIQWSSVEPTRNAAYKWAEIDSLVAALKSNNINCLGVISQTPAWASSTSVGGNIYPNPADLPSLYAFVTAAVNRYKATIKEWEVYNECDFRGWTAAQYAQVAIGCSAAIRAADPTATVVTGVSIVPPVTRGGNNSGPWWDALMANAAFMAASDVFSWHLYCKGNPAPAPEIGDKKGAVDDIIPASINRTRAAGFKGEIWITESGWTTDPAGNIDPVTGKAKNLTTDDNQASFLVRMAVMYADLGIDRWYQFQLNGANTGDESGGMGLWNPPRINGGSKKPSWAAYQTACNFLIGATNVTRLGSAAGVYLYALAKADGRAAWCAWTVAGNASVSISGLPATVRRTLRDGAQSTVSTTAGVLTITAGPSPIWVEIV